A portion of the Bacillus oleivorans genome contains these proteins:
- the dhaM gene encoding dihydroxyacetone kinase phosphoryl donor subunit DhaM, whose protein sequence is MDKVGIVLISHSYKVVEGIKDILNQVVSDVPIELAGGTDENEIGTSIDKILQAIEKAYNEKGVILFYDLGSAMMNAEIAVELSGKDQIRIADNIPILEGAYVAAVESGIGKGLDTIIKNLKDQF, encoded by the coding sequence GTGGACAAAGTAGGGATTGTACTAATTTCACACAGTTATAAGGTAGTAGAGGGAATTAAAGATATTTTGAATCAAGTCGTATCTGACGTTCCGATTGAACTTGCAGGAGGAACGGATGAGAATGAGATTGGGACTAGTATCGATAAAATTCTTCAGGCGATCGAGAAGGCATATAATGAAAAAGGTGTGATCCTTTTTTATGATTTAGGCAGTGCTATGATGAATGCAGAGATTGCAGTTGAATTGTCAGGTAAAGATCAAATTCGGATTGCTGACAATATACCAATTTTAGAAGGAGCCTATGTAGCAGCTGTTGAATCAGGGATAGGAAAAGGGCTAGATACAATTATAAAAAATTTAAAAGATCAATTTTAG
- the dhaL gene encoding dihydroxyacetone kinase subunit DhaL: MQFTVELTKKWIESTNTKIQNNKEYLTSLDQAIGDGDHGINMARGFQEVVNKLTATDYETVSDVFKDVAMILLAKVGGASGPLYGTAFLKMSLAVKDKNSIDQAVFLAAMEQAIQGIMQRGKANKGNKTLLDVWIPVLNYVKENDEIDWNVFLKTAKKAMESTKNMQAIKGRASYLGERSIGHLDPGSVSSFYLFESLTEVMTEGV, translated from the coding sequence ATGCAATTTACGGTTGAGTTAACAAAAAAATGGATAGAGTCAACTAATACTAAGATACAAAATAATAAGGAATATTTAACTTCACTCGATCAGGCAATTGGAGATGGGGACCACGGTATTAATATGGCGAGGGGATTCCAGGAGGTCGTAAACAAGCTTACTGCTACTGACTATGAAACAGTTTCAGATGTTTTTAAGGATGTGGCAATGATTCTTTTAGCCAAAGTAGGAGGGGCTTCTGGACCTTTGTATGGGACAGCCTTTTTAAAAATGTCTTTAGCTGTTAAGGACAAAAATTCTATCGACCAGGCAGTTTTTCTGGCTGCAATGGAGCAAGCAATTCAAGGGATTATGCAAAGGGGAAAAGCGAATAAAGGAAATAAAACATTACTTGATGTTTGGATTCCTGTTTTAAATTATGTTAAAGAAAATGATGAGATTGATTGGAATGTTTTTTTAAAAACAGCCAAAAAGGCGATGGAATCCACGAAGAATATGCAGGCAATAAAGGGAAGAGCATCGTATTTAGGTGAGCGTTCAATCGGTCACTTAGACCCTGGTTCAGTTTCTTCCTTTTATTTATTTGAATCACTTACAGAAGTAATGACGGAAGGTGTATAA
- a CDS encoding YitT family protein: MLLKAIHIIIGSFLLSIGINGCFVPYHLLDGGMIGIGLIIHYLWGIPTGLVILFGSIPLFIMAFFVKRSLFYNSIHGLLISSLFIDLTAPISTWFHFPIIASALIGGILIGTGIGLMLLVETSTGGSDLVGQCISYWTKWNVGVIIFIIDGIVLLIGCRIIGTYAFLHSLLAVSAVGFATSTLVHFGKPSIN, translated from the coding sequence ATGCTGCTTAAAGCGATACATATCATAATTGGGAGTTTTCTGCTTTCAATCGGTATTAACGGTTGTTTTGTACCATATCATCTGCTTGATGGCGGGATGATCGGGATTGGTCTCATTATTCATTATTTATGGGGGATTCCTACGGGACTTGTAATCCTTTTTGGGAGTATCCCTTTATTTATAATGGCTTTTTTTGTTAAAAGATCATTGTTTTACAATAGTATTCATGGATTACTGATTTCTTCTTTATTTATAGATTTAACAGCACCTATTTCAACTTGGTTTCATTTTCCGATTATTGCCAGTGCCCTAATTGGTGGAATATTAATTGGAACTGGGATTGGACTTATGCTTTTAGTGGAAACAAGTACAGGGGGATCAGATTTAGTAGGTCAATGTATTTCTTATTGGACAAAATGGAATGTAGGCGTCATAATTTTTATTATCGATGGTATCGTTCTTTTAATTGGATGTAGAATAATTGGTACATATGCCTTTTTACATTCGCTTTTGGCGGTATCAGCTGTCGGATTCGCGACCAGTACCCTTGTTCATTTCGGAAAGCCTTCAATAAATTGA
- a CDS encoding (Fe-S)-binding protein, translated as MRIKESDLQKTPACTSGSLSNYLWNDPPDENKWADCVHCGMCLESCPTYELTGQEQHSPRGRVYLIKSVAEGKLEVNEQFMDPVFACLDCRACTTACPADVDVGGLIEEARGQIRQAIPFTGMKGIVSKFFLEGLFPYHSRLNAAGSLLKFYQKSGLQKVVRKSGFINIMPKHLVQMEAIMPEVKQSVRKKYKNEEVIKAKGETKHQVALLTGCVMDVMFSDVNESTINVLIRNGNNVVIPQNQTCCGALHVHAGDRETGRRLARQNIEAFKDEEKIIVNAAGCGCMLKEYAELFREEPEWRKRAEEFSAKVEDISKYLYDTGYEKPKAEIKTRITYHDACHLAHGQGIRQEPRDLLLDIPGVEMVHMPNSDRCCGSAGIYNITNPDMASEILDRKMENVPEDVEMISMGNPGCMLQMAMGVQKYGRNQKVVHTIQLLDWAYQKEDREKDES; from the coding sequence ATGAGAATTAAAGAAAGTGATTTACAAAAGACACCTGCCTGTACATCAGGCAGCCTAAGCAATTATTTATGGAACGATCCGCCTGATGAAAACAAATGGGCTGATTGTGTGCATTGCGGGATGTGTCTGGAATCATGTCCAACTTACGAGTTAACAGGACAGGAACAGCATTCCCCACGCGGACGTGTTTATCTTATTAAATCAGTTGCTGAAGGTAAGCTTGAAGTTAATGAGCAGTTTATGGATCCTGTGTTTGCCTGTTTAGATTGCCGGGCTTGTACAACAGCTTGTCCTGCTGATGTCGATGTTGGAGGGCTGATTGAAGAGGCACGCGGTCAAATTCGTCAGGCAATACCTTTTACAGGCATGAAAGGAATAGTAAGTAAATTTTTCCTTGAAGGTTTGTTCCCATATCATAGTCGTTTAAATGCAGCAGGCAGCTTGTTGAAATTTTATCAAAAGAGCGGATTGCAGAAAGTTGTACGCAAATCTGGATTTATCAACATTATGCCAAAGCATTTAGTGCAAATGGAAGCGATTATGCCGGAAGTAAAACAGTCCGTCAGAAAAAAATATAAGAATGAAGAAGTGATTAAGGCTAAAGGGGAAACAAAACATCAAGTAGCACTCTTAACTGGATGTGTCATGGATGTTATGTTTAGCGATGTAAATGAGTCGACAATTAATGTATTAATACGTAACGGCAATAACGTTGTGATTCCTCAAAATCAAACATGCTGCGGGGCCTTACATGTTCATGCAGGTGACAGGGAAACTGGGAGGAGGCTTGCCAGGCAAAATATCGAAGCATTCAAGGATGAGGAAAAAATTATTGTAAATGCAGCAGGCTGCGGCTGTATGTTAAAGGAATATGCAGAACTATTTCGGGAAGAGCCTGAATGGCGAAAAAGAGCGGAAGAGTTTTCCGCAAAAGTAGAAGACATATCAAAGTATCTTTATGATACCGGCTATGAAAAACCGAAAGCAGAAATCAAAACTCGGATTACTTACCATGATGCTTGTCATTTGGCTCATGGCCAGGGTATACGTCAAGAGCCGCGCGATTTATTGCTTGATATCCCTGGAGTTGAAATGGTACACATGCCAAATTCCGACCGTTGCTGTGGAAGTGCCGGGATCTATAATATCACAAATCCAGATATGGCTAGTGAAATTCTGGACAGAAAAATGGAAAATGTGCCTGAAGATGTTGAAATGATCTCTATGGGCAACCCTGGCTGTATGCTTCAGATGGCCATGGGAGTGCAAAAGTATGGGAGGAACCAAAAAGTTGTCCATACTATTCAGCTGCTAGATTGGGCCTACCAAAAAGAAGATCGTGAAAAGGATGAGAGCTAA
- a CDS encoding S41 family peptidase: MTENHNENNNLQNNEPLTEAEVKDETAEQATEQKEGNGSRWVRIKPFHFVMLLFFVVFLTAGITTFALAFGDEKVVEVGVPTRTEFNKLFEAYDILKKEYYDELDQEALVDGAINGMMEALGDPYSDYMNQAEAESFHMGISSSFQGIGAEIQEKDGYIMVVSPIKGSPAEKAGLKPQDIILAVDGESISGYSATEAVNLIRGEKGTDVILTIQRPGAEETMDITITRDEIPIQTVYGEMINDSIGKVQITSFSQNTTDELRETIQELEEQGMEGLVLDIRQNPGGLLTQAVSISSLFVPKDEILFQVETKDGKVEQFVSAEENPIDIPVVVVIDEGSASASEILAAAVSESAGIPLVGKTTFGKGTVQTAYDFDDKSNIKLTSAKWLTPSGEWIHEKGVKPDYEVSLPEFAFLPYINPETELKESIQSKEVETAEKMLEVIGYNPGKVDGLFDENTKNAVLALQKAAKLEETGILSSDTTVELMNRFSASIQENDTQIQKAVEVITANMAKQ; this comes from the coding sequence ATGACAGAAAATCATAATGAAAACAACAACCTTCAAAATAATGAACCGTTAACGGAAGCTGAAGTTAAGGATGAAACAGCAGAACAAGCCACAGAGCAAAAGGAAGGAAACGGTTCAAGATGGGTCAGAATTAAACCGTTTCATTTTGTAATGTTGCTTTTCTTTGTGGTATTTTTAACTGCCGGCATTACAACCTTTGCCTTAGCGTTTGGAGACGAAAAAGTAGTGGAGGTTGGAGTACCGACTAGAACCGAATTTAATAAGCTGTTTGAAGCTTATGATATATTGAAAAAAGAATACTACGATGAACTTGATCAAGAGGCTTTAGTAGATGGTGCGATTAACGGTATGATGGAAGCTCTTGGAGACCCATATTCGGACTATATGAATCAGGCAGAAGCAGAAAGCTTCCACATGGGAATCTCTTCTTCCTTTCAAGGAATCGGGGCTGAAATTCAAGAGAAAGATGGCTATATCATGGTTGTCTCCCCTATTAAGGGATCACCTGCGGAAAAGGCCGGTTTAAAACCCCAAGATATTATTCTCGCTGTAGACGGGGAAAGTATTAGCGGTTACAGTGCAACCGAAGCTGTGAATTTAATTCGCGGGGAAAAAGGAACAGATGTGATTTTAACGATTCAAAGACCAGGTGCAGAAGAGACCATGGATATTACCATAACAAGGGACGAAATTCCGATCCAAACTGTTTATGGTGAGATGATTAATGACAGTATTGGAAAAGTTCAAATAACGAGTTTTTCTCAAAATACGACCGATGAACTTAGAGAAACAATCCAAGAATTAGAAGAACAAGGAATGGAAGGCCTTGTATTAGATATTCGGCAAAACCCTGGCGGACTTTTAACCCAGGCTGTCTCCATTTCCAGTTTGTTTGTTCCAAAAGATGAAATTCTTTTCCAAGTAGAAACAAAAGATGGAAAAGTAGAACAGTTTGTATCAGCAGAAGAGAATCCAATTGATATTCCGGTTGTGGTGGTTATTGATGAAGGAAGTGCAAGTGCTTCTGAAATTTTAGCTGCTGCAGTGTCTGAATCTGCGGGAATTCCGCTAGTCGGCAAGACGACTTTTGGAAAAGGAACTGTTCAAACTGCTTATGATTTTGACGACAAATCAAACATAAAATTAACATCAGCTAAATGGCTGACTCCATCTGGTGAATGGATTCACGAAAAAGGGGTAAAGCCAGATTACGAAGTATCCTTGCCTGAGTTTGCGTTTTTGCCTTATATTAACCCAGAAACCGAATTAAAAGAATCGATTCAGAGCAAAGAAGTTGAAACAGCTGAGAAAATGCTTGAAGTGATTGGATATAATCCTGGTAAAGTAGACGGATTATTTGATGAAAATACTAAAAATGCCGTACTTGCCCTGCAAAAAGCAGCGAAACTTGAGGAAACAGGAATTTTATCGTCTGACACAACAGTCGAGTTAATGAATCGATTTAGTGCGTCTATTCAAGAAAATGATACGCAAATCCAGAAAGCTGTTGAGGTTATTACAGCGAATATGGCAAAGCAATAA
- a CDS encoding FAD-binding oxidoreductase, which translates to MAGTELFSKLKDVLPEIRVEIKNNSNDLLGNNGQVTVYPKSEKEISEVLKLANNNGKKIFIEGGGTKRGFGGQMETADFLLSMAHYKGIIEHAAGDMTLTVKSGTPFKEIQNYLADYNQKIALDPSSPELATIGGIISANESGPKRLGYGSARDTVIGLRVVYPTGTVIRTGGKVVKNVAGYDMNKLFVGSMGTLGVLSEVTVKLKPLAKYESLVLLSFPEGNLEEIRSFAVSLLDSMMEPVALELLGPSLSERLTGRKQYTLAISFEDVESSVHYQEEFVKQIKPMSTRITIHQQNEAKDFWDAFHIIAPKGKSGAETEAALKIGVVNLDVLKVIKESHVLQDIHNLLIDAHGGLGHGLCQVYLKGAGEDILSAINDLREFVKSLGGYVIVKHLPFSLRQKTSVWGDKPSYFFLLEGIKTKVDPNRTLNDKRFVGGI; encoded by the coding sequence ATGGCTGGCACAGAACTTTTTTCAAAATTAAAAGATGTTTTGCCAGAAATTCGAGTGGAAATAAAAAATAATTCAAATGATTTACTCGGTAATAACGGTCAAGTCACTGTTTATCCGAAATCAGAAAAAGAAATCTCTGAAGTCCTTAAGTTAGCTAACAATAACGGAAAAAAAATCTTCATTGAAGGAGGGGGTACAAAAAGAGGGTTTGGCGGTCAAATGGAAACAGCCGATTTTTTATTATCAATGGCTCACTATAAAGGGATAATTGAGCATGCAGCCGGTGATATGACATTAACTGTAAAATCTGGTACTCCTTTTAAAGAAATACAAAACTATTTAGCGGATTATAACCAAAAGATTGCCCTAGACCCATCATCGCCAGAACTGGCAACCATTGGAGGGATTATTTCTGCAAATGAAAGCGGTCCCAAACGTTTGGGCTATGGGTCGGCAAGAGATACAGTTATTGGATTGAGAGTCGTATATCCAACCGGAACCGTTATACGGACTGGAGGCAAAGTAGTAAAAAATGTGGCCGGCTATGATATGAATAAATTATTTGTAGGTTCAATGGGCACTCTCGGCGTCCTTTCTGAAGTGACAGTAAAGCTAAAGCCGCTGGCTAAATATGAAAGTCTTGTACTTCTTTCATTCCCAGAAGGAAATCTTGAGGAGATCCGGTCATTTGCTGTTTCACTTTTAGATTCAATGATGGAGCCTGTCGCATTAGAACTATTAGGACCCTCGCTATCAGAAAGGCTGACAGGTCGAAAGCAATATACTTTGGCGATCAGCTTTGAGGATGTGGAAAGCTCTGTCCATTATCAGGAGGAGTTTGTTAAACAGATAAAGCCTATGAGTACAAGAATCACCATTCATCAACAAAATGAAGCGAAAGACTTCTGGGATGCTTTTCATATCATTGCACCAAAAGGTAAATCAGGGGCTGAAACTGAGGCTGCTCTAAAAATCGGAGTTGTGAACCTGGATGTTCTTAAAGTTATAAAAGAAAGTCATGTTTTACAGGATATTCATAATCTTTTAATCGATGCCCATGGCGGATTGGGACATGGGTTGTGTCAAGTATACCTGAAGGGAGCAGGCGAAGATATTCTATCTGCCATTAATGATTTAAGAGAATTTGTTAAAAGCTTAGGCGGATACGTAATTGTGAAACACTTACCCTTTTCACTTAGACAAAAAACAAGTGTTTGGGGTGATAAACCTTCCTACTTTTTCCTTCTAGAAGGTATTAAAACAAAAGTGGATCCAAATCGGACTCTCAACGATAAACGATTTGTGGGAGGGATTTAA
- a CDS encoding D-alanyl-D-alanine carboxypeptidase family protein, whose product MKKSLIGATAILLLAGCSHQAEKVEKESETIHSETVQDTEQQQHPANHEKTESSLTLKPEFFNEIEVINQVPTITNPENLLVLVNKEYALPADYYPDDLVRPNVTFAFGDQDIEKSYMRKEAANALEGMFHAAQQEGIELLATSGFRSYDTQNFLFQQEVENVGAKNAELAVALPGKSEHQTGLTMDITAESVGGMLTEEFENTKEGQWLVSHAHEFGFILRYPKGKEEITGYQYEPWHFRYVGTETAAVLAEKGWTFEEYFENVEKM is encoded by the coding sequence ATGAAAAAAAGTTTAATCGGGGCAACGGCTATATTGCTGTTAGCCGGCTGCAGTCACCAAGCTGAAAAAGTAGAAAAAGAATCAGAAACCATTCATTCAGAAACGGTTCAGGACACAGAGCAGCAACAACATCCCGCAAATCATGAGAAAACAGAAAGCTCCTTAACACTCAAACCCGAATTTTTTAATGAAATTGAAGTAATTAATCAGGTTCCGACGATTACTAATCCGGAAAATCTGCTTGTTTTAGTGAACAAAGAATACGCCCTTCCGGCAGATTATTACCCAGATGACTTGGTTCGCCCGAATGTAACCTTTGCTTTCGGGGATCAGGATATTGAAAAAAGTTATATGCGTAAAGAAGCAGCCAACGCGTTAGAAGGAATGTTTCACGCAGCTCAGCAAGAGGGTATAGAATTATTGGCTACATCAGGGTTTCGCTCTTACGATACGCAGAACTTTCTCTTTCAGCAAGAGGTTGAAAATGTTGGAGCTAAAAATGCAGAGCTAGCTGTTGCTTTGCCGGGAAAGAGTGAACATCAGACTGGTTTGACTATGGATATTACCGCAGAAAGTGTCGGAGGGATGCTAACCGAAGAATTTGAAAACACAAAGGAAGGACAATGGTTAGTCAGCCATGCACATGAGTTTGGATTTATTTTAAGATATCCAAAAGGAAAAGAAGAAATCACCGGCTATCAGTATGAACCATGGCATTTTCGATATGTGGGAACGGAAACGGCCGCTGTTTTGGCTGAAAAAGGATGGACATTTGAAGAATACTTTGAAAACGTTGAAAAAATGTAA
- the dhaK gene encoding dihydroxyacetone kinase subunit DhaK codes for MKKIINDPENVVQDMLNGIVAAYPNQLKRIENTTVITRMDAPVPNKVGIISGGGSGHEPAHAGYVGKGMLDAAVAGEVFTSPTPDQVLEAIRAVHSGAGVFMVIKNYTGDCLNFEMAAELAEAEGIQVDQVIVNDDAAVENSSYTIGRRGIAGTVFVHKIAGAKAERGASLAEIKAVAEKVVQNVRSMGMAISPCTVPQAGKPSFTLEENEMEIGIGIHGEPGIERKTIQTADEIAEQLTSKILEDLEVPRGSEVAVLINGLGATPEMELYIVNRKVQEMLNEKGIRVFETFVGNYMTSLEMAGCSVTLLKLDDELKDLLSAESNAPAFRK; via the coding sequence GTGAAGAAAATTATTAACGATCCTGAAAATGTCGTACAGGATATGCTAAATGGAATCGTGGCCGCTTACCCAAATCAATTGAAAAGAATCGAAAATACAACGGTTATTACAAGAATGGATGCCCCCGTTCCAAATAAAGTCGGGATCATTAGCGGAGGCGGGAGCGGTCACGAACCTGCTCATGCAGGTTATGTGGGGAAAGGCATGTTAGATGCGGCTGTCGCAGGAGAAGTTTTTACATCACCTACTCCAGATCAAGTATTGGAAGCGATTAGAGCTGTTCATAGTGGAGCAGGAGTCTTCATGGTGATAAAAAATTATACCGGCGACTGTTTAAATTTTGAAATGGCAGCCGAGCTTGCAGAAGCTGAGGGAATCCAGGTTGATCAGGTTATTGTAAATGATGATGCTGCTGTAGAAAATAGCTCCTACACGATTGGCCGCCGCGGCATTGCAGGAACTGTGTTCGTTCATAAAATAGCAGGAGCTAAAGCAGAGAGAGGTGCATCGTTAGCTGAAATCAAAGCAGTAGCAGAAAAAGTAGTTCAAAATGTTCGGTCTATGGGTATGGCAATTAGTCCATGTACAGTGCCTCAAGCTGGAAAACCAAGTTTTACCTTAGAAGAAAATGAAATGGAAATTGGGATTGGAATTCATGGAGAACCAGGAATTGAAAGAAAAACCATTCAAACAGCAGATGAAATTGCCGAGCAGCTGACTTCAAAAATTTTAGAAGATTTAGAGGTACCAAGAGGCAGCGAGGTAGCTGTATTGATAAATGGTTTAGGGGCTACACCTGAAATGGAACTTTATATTGTAAATCGTAAAGTTCAAGAAATGTTGAATGAAAAAGGCATACGAGTATTTGAAACGTTCGTAGGCAATTATATGACCTCTTTGGAGATGGCAGGATGTTCGGTAACTTTATTAAAATTGGATGACGAATTAAAAGATTTACTATCGGCTGAATCAAACGCACCGGCGTTTCGCAAATAG
- a CDS encoding YjcZ family sporulation protein encodes MYPNEAFPSNVAPAFAAPAFAAPAYYPCHSNWFALIVVLFILLIIIGAVCYSK; translated from the coding sequence ATGTACCCAAATGAAGCATTTCCATCAAATGTAGCACCGGCTTTCGCAGCACCGGCTTTCGCAGCACCTGCTTACTATCCTTGTCACAGTAACTGGTTTGCGTTAATTGTAGTGCTGTTCATTCTGCTCATTATCATTGGTGCTGTTTGTTATTCCAAGTAA
- a CDS encoding LCP family protein produces the protein MFKLFTGFLLIIGSLLVGCMLWWVNQEDVSNPNLEQESYWNPIDEVPNLPDLLSEENEEPSQHGNSEKTFLLVAEQKNRDANSLPAVFAQLEPESNDIKMTEIAISDLFQENVISDIEQADIKNKAEEHFNTMIDYMITVDVEGFAKLVNDIVPEGIEVTITDDMVNELGLNKEAGTYTLHGEDLFSNEFGLVLMQPEVISTLKDTITSNLEGIEGMIKIPSLLKESQKYVKTDMDFNQLLSLVSSLATDVEQVKLESVPVEGEADIDVGTEEHQLEAYQPEIDSFYQAGL, from the coding sequence GTGTTTAAACTTTTTACCGGATTTTTATTAATCATCGGTTCATTGTTAGTTGGGTGTATGCTGTGGTGGGTCAATCAAGAGGATGTTAGTAATCCCAACCTGGAGCAAGAAAGCTACTGGAACCCAATTGACGAGGTGCCAAATCTCCCAGACCTTCTTTCAGAAGAAAACGAAGAGCCTTCGCAACACGGGAATTCAGAAAAAACATTTCTATTAGTGGCGGAACAAAAAAATAGAGACGCGAATTCTCTTCCCGCCGTTTTTGCACAATTGGAACCAGAATCAAATGATATAAAAATGACTGAGATTGCTATAAGTGATTTATTTCAGGAGAACGTGATTTCAGATATCGAACAAGCAGACATAAAAAATAAAGCAGAAGAACATTTCAATACAATGATTGACTATATGATTACCGTGGATGTAGAGGGTTTTGCGAAATTAGTAAATGATATAGTACCAGAAGGAATTGAAGTTACGATTACGGACGACATGGTTAATGAACTGGGTCTTAATAAAGAAGCCGGTACGTATACATTGCATGGAGAGGATCTGTTTTCAAATGAATTCGGGCTAGTTTTGATGCAGCCTGAAGTTATCAGCACGTTGAAAGACACGATTACGTCTAATCTCGAAGGTATTGAGGGAATGATCAAAATCCCAAGCCTGCTAAAAGAGAGCCAAAAGTACGTAAAAACAGATATGGATTTTAATCAATTGCTATCACTGGTTTCTTCATTAGCAACAGATGTCGAACAAGTGAAATTAGAAAGTGTTCCTGTTGAAGGAGAGGCAGATATCGATGTTGGTACGGAGGAACATCAATTAGAAGCCTATCAGCCTGAAATAGACTCGTTTTATCAAGCTGGACTCTAA
- the deoD gene encoding purine-nucleoside phosphorylase, with protein sequence MSVHIGAKKGEIADTILLPGDPLRAKYIAETFLEGAELYNEVRNMFGYTGTYKGKRISVQGTGMGVPSISIYINELMQEYDVQKLIRVGTCGAIQKDVKVRDVILAMSASTDSQMNRITFGGVDYAPTANFELLKHAYDAGVQKGLQLKVGNVLSEDHFYNDNAEHEKWAQYGILAVEMEAAALYTLAAKFGRQALAVLTVSDHILTGEATTAEERQSTFNEMIEVALEAALK encoded by the coding sequence GTGAGTGTACATATAGGTGCTAAAAAAGGAGAAATAGCAGATACGATTCTATTACCTGGAGATCCATTGCGTGCTAAATATATAGCTGAGACCTTCCTGGAAGGAGCGGAGCTTTATAATGAAGTTCGAAATATGTTTGGATACACAGGTACATATAAAGGAAAAAGAATATCTGTTCAGGGAACTGGAATGGGTGTTCCTTCAATTTCTATTTACATTAATGAACTTATGCAAGAATACGATGTACAAAAATTAATTCGTGTTGGCACATGCGGTGCGATTCAAAAGGATGTAAAAGTGAGAGATGTGATTTTAGCCATGTCTGCATCGACAGACAGCCAAATGAATCGAATTACATTTGGCGGAGTTGACTATGCACCAACGGCTAATTTTGAGCTATTAAAACATGCCTACGATGCAGGGGTTCAAAAAGGTTTACAATTAAAGGTTGGGAATGTCCTTTCTGAGGATCATTTCTATAATGATAATGCAGAACATGAAAAGTGGGCACAATATGGAATTTTAGCCGTCGAAATGGAAGCGGCTGCTCTTTATACACTCGCTGCTAAATTCGGCCGTCAAGCATTAGCCGTCCTTACGGTAAGTGATCACATTTTAACCGGTGAAGCCACTACAGCTGAGGAACGTCAATCAACTTTTAACGAAATGATCGAAGTGGCTTTAGAAGCAGCACTAAAATAA
- a CDS encoding YozE family protein: MARSFYHYLMKYRNIEPKNDIEEFANDAYQDHTFPKLADDYHEISSYLEMYGEYLTSMKVFDRAWELYLSEER; encoded by the coding sequence TTGGCCAGATCATTTTATCATTATTTAATGAAATATAGGAATATTGAGCCTAAAAACGATATAGAAGAATTTGCTAACGATGCTTATCAGGATCATACTTTTCCTAAGCTGGCGGATGATTATCATGAAATAAGTTCTTACTTAGAAATGTATGGCGAATACCTTACATCGATGAAGGTGTTTGACAGGGCCTGGGAGCTTTATCTGTCAGAGGAAAGATGA